Proteins encoded by one window of uncultured Methanobrevibacter sp.:
- a CDS encoding thioredoxin family protein, which translates to MVVKVEVFTSDSCPHCPAAVNVANEAKEIIGADMDVVICNIGLDGNRQKAMEYQIMAVPTIAIDNQVVFVGAPTLDELVDKVKSLI; encoded by the coding sequence ATGGTAGTAAAAGTAGAAGTTTTTACATCTGATAGTTGTCCACATTGTCCTGCTGCAGTCAATGTAGCTAATGAAGCAAAAGAAATTATAGGTGCAGATATGGATGTTGTTATCTGTAACATAGGTTTAGATGGAAATAGGCAAAAAGCAATGGAATATCAAATAATGGCAGTTCCTACAATTGCAATTGATAATCAGGTTGTATTTGTTGGTGCACCTACTTTAGATGAACTTGTTGATAAAGTTAAATCTTTGATTTAA